A genomic window from Pantoea alhagi includes:
- a CDS encoding single-stranded DNA-binding protein — MASRGVNKVILVGNLGQDPEVRYMPNGGAVANITLATSESWRDKQTGETKEKTEWHRVVLFGKLAEVAGEYLRKGSQVYIEGSLQTRKWQDQGGQERYTTEVVVNVGGTMQMLGGRQGGGAGGAMGGNSNNNGWGQPQQPQGGSQFSGGGQAPARPQQQSAPANNEPPMDFDDDIPF; from the coding sequence ATGGCCAGCAGAGGCGTTAACAAAGTGATTCTTGTCGGGAATCTGGGTCAGGATCCGGAAGTGCGTTATATGCCTAATGGTGGAGCCGTAGCGAATATTACGCTGGCTACCTCCGAAAGCTGGCGTGACAAGCAGACCGGAGAGACCAAAGAGAAAACGGAATGGCACCGTGTCGTGCTGTTCGGCAAACTGGCGGAAGTGGCGGGCGAATACCTGCGTAAAGGTTCTCAGGTTTATATCGAAGGTTCTCTGCAAACGCGTAAATGGCAGGACCAGGGCGGCCAGGAGCGTTATACCACGGAAGTGGTGGTTAACGTTGGCGGCACCATGCAAATGCTGGGCGGTCGTCAGGGCGGCGGTGCAGGCGGCGCTATGGGCGGCAACAGCAACAATAATGGTTGGGGCCAGCCTCAGCAGCCGCAGGGCGGTAGCCAGTTCAGTGGCGGCGGTCAGGCGCCTGCGCGTCCGCAGCAGCAAAGCGCTCCGGCTAACAATGAACCGCCGATGGATTTCGACGACGACATTCCGTTCTGA